aaaaagaGGACTTCAGAATAGCAGAATaacctgaaaacatatttttgtttccttttctctgtgccAATCTCaagtgctgctgcaggaaaaacaaacaggacATTTGTTACAACTTCTAAATCCTGCAAGATTTTTTGGAAACTATAATTCTGAGgaagattattttcttgaaagtgTCTTCATGTACCCAGACTTAAACTGTTGTCCCAGTAATCCAGTAAGGACAGAATATAGGTCTTATTTCAAcatgttttttcctccttaaagaAGAACCCCTATCAATACACTCAATTTTTGTTCTTAAGCGATGGCAGTTTATTCACCACACCTCTCTAGTTAACGCGGAGGCTTCAGTAAGCCCACTTCCACCTCAAGGCAAGTGATTTAAGTGTGGTGCCTTTATTtcttggagtgaaaaaaaaaaaaaccaaaacaacaaacaaaaccaaaccaccaacaaaaccaccccaaaccaaaaaagcctaACAAATAACTGCAGTGGTTTTATAGTGGTCTGACAGCCTCATCATAGCCATCCACTCCATGACAAATAAGCATGCAAATTAATTCCTAGGTTTATAcagtttaacattaaaaaaaccccaacaaacctctattcagaaaaaaaaaaataaaaaatttgcacGTAAGATGAAAGACAGTTGTTTCTGTTGCTTGAATACTGAGACATATCTATATTTCTGTATACTAACAAGCTTTCTCACAAGAAGTCAGTGACTGAAATTGCTATGATCCTTGCTAGAAATACAAGCACATCTATGGAATTAAACAGGTTCATGTAAATCTAGAGTAACAAGTGAGATAGCAAAAGCAGACGACTTTGGAATGATTATAAATCTGATTATTATTTTGCACTCTTCTCTGAATATGTAAGGTTGCATAGACCAAAGCAGGAAAGGGGgggagggaacagaaaaaaaaaaaaagatttgtctACAATAAACGGATCTTAAGAGTCTGAAGAATGCACCTGCAggatttaaaaactaaataaaggaCTCAATATGCATACAATGAGTAACTCCCTTACAAAGCAAAACCATGCCACGTGGTACTTATCCGTATTTACTATTGTCCTGCACTATGAATTTAATAAACACACATGCTATTGAGGTGAGGAGagactagaaatggaaaagagCAGTTAGAACAGAATCTTCAAtgttgcattaatttttttagcTATGATGAACAAAAGGGCTCTTTACATTCCTATGCTACTATTCCAGTGGAGGTGTTCAGGCAAGGTGAAAAGAGGGATGGACACAGACTGAAAATAACCCTAGATGCCACTGCATGGGATGGTGACTGGAAGACTGGCTATTAGGCAATGAGAACAAAGTTGAGTTGTCAgtagacaagaaaaaaaccaacgtCTTCACCTAAGCATAATTTCTGGAAATGAAATGTGTGAAGTTTGTGCTGCTCATTTTTATCAAGTCACAGCAAGGCTGGAGAAGTATCAGCCATCCTGCATTTTTATCCAGCAGCTCTCCCATCACATGGATCGTTTTCATCTCTTTTGAGTGTAGCACACAAGAAAACCATCTAGTCAGAGACCAAACTTGTCCACCCTGAGAATATGTAATTTAAGTAGAGACCATACTACAACTATCTATCAACAAATTCTAGTAGACTAATTATCATCTCTCCCCTTTCTTATTTGGCTGTATATAAAGATGAAATGCTTGAGACAACATATCCATCATATTGTGCACATATCTGAATTCTATCATGAAATATACATCACACACAGAAGTGGTAGTTTAAGAACACAGAACAGATACAGCATATGTACAATTTTCAAAAGTTTAAATGCACacgtaaattaaaaaaaaaaagtggagccTTTTCACCTCCTGAAACAGATGGAATattgccattgatttcaatgagGTCAGGTTTACAGTCAGGAACTCTGCAATCTTCATAAGCGCCTGGGAGGTCCACTGCAAGGTAGTGAACTTTATGCATTGACAGTAACACAAAGAGTTAAAAGTCTACATATGCTTTGGTAATGTTCTCTTACAAATGTCATCAACTATTAAGTATGCTATTCTAACACACTAGTGAATATACTCcatttgtaaaacaaaatttaaaatgacTGTTGACTTTGCAGTAGCATAAATTCACTGTAACACTTTActtttaaagaggggaaaaaaaggatcacCATGTTTTCAATATTAACTCTTAAAGTGTGCAGACTAGCAAAATTCAATCTTCCAGGATGCTAAAGAGGGTGAGGGGGGAAGCAATCACACAGTATTTAAGCCATTTCATCTCCACATAAGTGACTACAGCAACTATATAATGAAGACTTTATTTTTACTACCTGCTCATTACTTTTGATTTCTGACCCTCTGCCTCCACAAAGATTATCTTCATTATTGTTTGTGCTCACCACACCGTTGCTTAATTCTGGAGACCTAATTAGGTTTGATCCATATCTGTTCCCACTGGGTTTTGTTGTTAACACTGAAGCCATCTTGTTAAAATGCGGTAAAGAATTTTCATTTGACCCTTGAAAAGTTTCAGAAGAGTCTTCCAACGCCATGTAATTGTCTAGCATTTTTGCTCCAGCAATTGATTGATTTGGGCCTTTTAGCATACCAGCTGTATTTGGCATTTCAGAGGTAGCATCAGAACAGTCTTCTTTGTGATCAGATGAAGCAAAACCTATCTTTTTATCATTAATAAGTGACATATGTTCTTCTAGATTCATTCCAGACACCTGTGTGCATACACATGGAGCTTCTAAATGAAGATCATTAACCTGGTGATTCTTTGGTTCTATTTTTGGTGGACTACAAATAGCAAATGAATTAAGATTTCCCTTTGAAAAAACAACCTCATTATTATTGTCTAGAGGTAGTGACTCTTCTGTCAGCAAGTGATTTTTTCTAGCTAGTGGTCCACTGTTGGTTACAGAAGTAAAAAAGTTATTTGTATCTGCAGGATCAAGTGGTAGCTTTggaaaggttttaatttttctcaaaGAACCTTTCTTAAAAATGCCATCTCTCTCGAGGTCAATAACACATGATTTTACATCCAAAGCAACACTAGCAAAACTGTCAGTATACACTGCATGTTTGTCCTCTTCTTTGCTCTTTTTAGCTTGAGTTGCAAGTTGAGAATGTTGAGTTTTCTCATTATCCAGATCAATTTGCATTTCCTTTAAACCACTTTCTTTGCCAGTCACCATAGTAACTGAAGAAGAGTCCTTATGACAGGTAGCTGTTACATCTTCTACTGCAGACGAATCACCTGCTATGTTGTTTTTCTCATCTGAATATAATTTAGATCCCAAACTTCTCTGACACATTCTTCCCTTCCACATGTTATCACAGACATCTAGATGCAAAAACAGATGCTTACATTAAAGTTCCATTTAAACCTTCTAATCTTTCCTAGTACATCTTTATACTGCTTTTTCTGCCACTGCTGTTACCTATCTTCAGTATGTTACACAAATTAACTCCTTCTGGGCGGGTCACTTTTAATcataaagaacaatttaaatgtATTAACTATGTTCATTAAGAGTTGTatgtcccctgctccccaccccaaATCACCTAATATTTAATAAAGACTTTTTGCTATCTAGAAAGAAACCTATAACAGGAAAGTacagaaacacagtattttaaaaatcattagaTATGTCAGGCAATCTAAAATTCTTGACTAAATACATTTTAAGCTTACCTTGAGAAGCACCAAATGATTCAATTGAAAGAACTCTTCTTCCAACAGCAGACAGGCTTCGACAAATGTTACTTGATGAAGcaatcttcattttttcttcacaTAATGACAAAATGCTCTAGAGAAAATTAGCATTAAATACTTATTTAATAATGAATAGATTTGTGAATTTTGACTAAAGTGAATCATGTTAACTCACACAGTACATCTGAATTTATACGATGCTACATTGGAGGTCTTTCTTGCACTGTTCATTATACTGTGTGTTTCTATTATGTggttgaattaatttctttttttaccatGGGCTATCATGAAATTATTTAATACAGTTCAAGTTCTAGCCTACAGTTAGAACACTAAGAAGAACTGAGGAAACTTAATCTGAAATGTTATCCTTTATAACatactgaaaatgtaaaaagttaaagtttggattattttttaaactgcCAGTGATTCACTTGAAATGAGTGACATAGGCAGTATGACAAATGTTTTTATTACTGGAATTGTATTAAAAGTAAATcctgtatcttttaaaaaactgCAAAATACAATATCTAGAAAGCTCTATTCCCAATTAGAGAAAGCAATCATTATCAGATCAGAAGAAGAAACAGTACTATCTCTCTCTACTCTGTAGCCTGAACCTCATTTGATGGCATTAGTACTGTTTCCTCAGTAACTGTTCCTAGATAAACACTGATGAGACCTCATACAGCTCTGAAAAGCTGCTCTTACCCCATTAACCTGCTCAAccacttttctgctgttttgagtggaaagaagaaaatggctCTGCTGGTTCATGTATCAGATTGAGGAAGGACATGAAAAAGTGAAACAGGTATCCAGCTGTGCTGGAGTCTAGTGAAATACCGAAGAAAGTCCATGGGTTTTCCTCTCCATATAGCTCCCCCCAACTTCTTTCCACCCAAGAAAGGGCCCAgtggaaaagaaatggaaaaagataaCACATGGTCACAAAGTGACCTCCATATATTACCCCAGACCAGCCTTGACCCACACTATTTTGGGGCTGATGCCACTAGTCAGCAATAGCTTTCAGGGACTACAGACCAATTGGAGATGGTAGGGAGTGCTATATGATCCCTTTCCTGACTATTGCTCAAAAGCAAATAGAAATACAGGAGTTGATCAAGCAGGCCCTATGTCAGGAGTGGTCTCCTGCCTGGGATTTATAAAAATGCATCTATACATTCTTCTGCTGCAGCACTCTTTCTGCAAAGTATTGATTACAGGTGCTATACCATTTAGAATATACGCTAtcatctcagggaaaaaaaaacaaccaccaccaccactaaaaaaaaacaacaaacagaaaagtagACAGCACTACCCTGAAATAAAAGAACTGAATCCAAGAAACGTCACATTTGGAGAACTGTTACTCCCTGGTTGCAGTCCGAAAGCCTGCAAAAACAGTGCATTAAAGCTAAACTGTCACACATCAACGTCAATATTTAGAATGTAAATTCTTTGAAAACATCATCTTGAACAATCCTATatatctttaaattatttctacAAATTATAGGTAAAATAAGGGCtaaatggaataaaatacaaaagtaatTAAGATACCTAATCAAATACCACTAACCATCTATATATTTAGAGAAAACTAGTTAGCAGTAATGCTTTGAACAACACTGCGTTGAACATGTCAAGGAACAGAGGTTTCCTGGGGTGtggctccctccatcccttcttAAACGCAATCCAAACATCATCTGAGCCACCACACAAATTTCAGAGCATAATGCGTGTGCTTTAACATCTGATGACCCTCTGTCTCTGTGTAaactaatctgaaaaaaatcaaatcaccATAAAACATTTACATGGGCCTTTCAGGTTGTATCTCCATTAGAGTAGGAAGAAGGAAGTGTTTCTGCTGAGCCTGGGAAAGCTTCAACTTTCCTTGCAAAATCTGAGCACATTACATATAAAGATCACCTCTCTATTAATTAGCACAgatgcacaaatatttttgtcaatttttttaaacagaaaattatgtaGGGCAGTTTTACCTCAATATCTGGCCTATTTTCAGGATTCTCTTCTTGCATTTGTTCCAGTAGAGCGTGCAGATCTTGCCCAAATTCTGATTCTGTCTCAGGTTCTACTATATATTCTATTGCTGCTTTCAGCGTTGCACCCAAAGAATAGATGTGTGCCTgcatgaagtttaaaaaaaggcattaaatatGCTACCAATTTTCTCTCTCTAGCCAAAAAAACTCTGAGATCACTAGGGATACAGCTtacactgttttcatttttaacttacAAGGTAACAGCTTACTGGaaagctgttttaattttaacaCAATAGGAGGACAAAAATGGGCTTCAGCCCTGCTTTGGGGGATAGTCttgttgaaaaaaaccaaaaaaacaaaaaaccaaaaacacccacccaaaccaaaaaagaacccaaacgCTATGGGGTCCAGCTAGcgccttttttcttccttgccagtAATCAGTATTATAATTGTTCATCAGCTTCAGTTAAATATAAAACTCAGCCCCCAGTACATATGCAAGTAATATTTAAGTTAGAAGCATGCAGGGAGACTAAAGTGGCATTCCTCTtagcgaggaaaaaaaaatagtttaacaaAAACTTTATATATAGCAGTATTTTTAAGTGCTATCAAGCATAAAGAAAGTGAGTAGAAACCATACAGCACAGTAACACTTGTCTCTGAAGACACGAAAGAATTAAGAAATATTCCACGTTTGCCACCTCTGCTTCTCTTAAAGCCCACAACCTTATGATGAGCTCCAGTAACAATGGAGGTGAGAAACAACTTTCTTAGATCTAGTACTAATGCATTAGATTTGCCATACAACACAGCTAGCTCTTAATTTTAGAAGttttctgcttcttaaaaaaaaaaaaaaaggtgcaagtCTGTGTAAACAGTGGCAGTAGCCCTATTGGACTACtgaactggcttttttttttttttgcccttttttttttttccctcacagagAAATGGGACTATATTAGCAAAAGGATACAAAACTAAGCAGCCAGCCTGAGCAAATAACCCACTAAACAAGGTGATGGGAAGACAGTTATTTTGTCATACTTTCTGAAGTTACCACAACCCCATCcacattaatattaaatattaaatactgtatttcagtaAACTGTGTCATTTGGCATTTCTCAACGGACAGCATAACAGAAAACTGAacataaagttaaaaaataacaaggaaacaaagacaaactCTTAAAAACATAATACAGCTCTATTTAAAGAACTTTTTATGTAAATGCAGCATTGTACTGTGCTATTTTAATACACTTGATATTAGTAAGTTATTCCATGTATTTGATATTATCTACAACAAGCGACATCACCTCTGTCCACAAATTTACTTtaataaaagagagaaatgcaTCACTCCTCGaagaactggaggaaaaaaaatcataatgtaCAATTTATGGATACACACTATGCAGACGAAGTGATGTCAGAATACCAGATGAAACAATGCCATATAGTGTGGGGACACCTTTGAATTCAGAAGGTACTTCTGAGCAGAATAAGCAGTTTCAGCCTCCCTATACCCGCCCTAACATCAGGAATGGGTAGAAGAGTTGCTTTACTAGGAAAGCAAcatttccccccacctcccgccaATTTGGCATTTAGCAAACAGAATACTCCCAGGAAACTCAGTGAACAAGGATATGGGTGGAAGAGATTCTTGTTCCTGCTTACTCTTCTTTTTGTTCAGTTCAAAAGTGGTATTTTGCATGTGTCTAGAGGCATCACTTTTGAGGCTATTTTATCATTTGGATGTTACCTATATGTTTAAGCCTCTTTCAAAGATGCGTGTGATTCCTCAGCGTCTGATTTCATTTACAGAACATAGTGTCTATCCCAAGTACATAGCGCATAAGACTAAACAAGAGTTTATCTAGTCTTCTCTCACTAAaaaatttttaagaaacaaaatatttcttataataCAGAATAAGAAAGCATATTTGAATATAATCTCCTTATATACAACTCAAATATCAAATCTTAAGAGCAAGACAGAAAGAtgaggaactttactttgagggaaCAAAAAATTTGCCTTTTGACAAATTTTATTCACCCACATGAGGACATATGCGGACATTTTAGGACACAGGAACAGGAAGGGCAGAGCAATATATTACCTCATCCCACTTTTTtcagttaataattttttttcactgtggggTCTAACTCATATCCCTTAGTCTGCCTTTAAAAGCACAAATGCCTTTGAGAAGCAAGCGGACAGGCTTCGACATTTTGCTGTCCTGTTCTTTAAGATGTCCTGTGCATCTTTTCTTGCACAAGGGAAAAGCCAGTCTTGTACTGAATAAAGAAagaacttttttccccacacagaaaATAGTTCTGTTGAGATACTTCCTTTCCTCTGACATCCATGAAAGCCAGTTTTGAAGCTGGCCATTTCAATCACCATTGCTTGTAATAAATCTCTTTCGTCAAAATATTTATTGAGAACTTCAGTATCTTTTCCAACTTGAAACTTTCTTTCATGTAAATCCTCTTTTtaccttccccctctcccagctccccaaacaccaccaccatcacccccacaagaaaaagcagaaagaaaatccagCTATTTAACCAGTTTCCTGAGCTGGCAGTAAACATGATTAATATTCCAATGTAACCTTAAGTCTCCTGTCTGAACTGGAGCAATGAGAAATCAGTTTGTGATCATCCACTAGGTGGGGCGTTCCCCAAGTTTATGCGTCAAATCTGCTTCTTCTACTTACCATGCTGCTTAAGCTTAGGAAGAAAATGTCACTTTCTGGGAAAGGAGAGCAGAGTGCTaaatgcaataaataaagcaaattcATAAGGATAAAATATCTAATGCTGACTAGAAGGGACTGCTCTTAATGAAAATAATCTCacaatatgttttttttttttttttttttagtgtgctaTAAGGAAAGTAACAAATAGGAAAGGGCAGCGAATAACTTTCCTTctggaaaaattcttttttccagtgacaatttttccttagtttctgggggaaaataaaaaaacctaccaCTTAAAAAACCCCTGCCTAAATCTAGCTAAGGAGAATAGTTTATGAATTATAGGAACTGTTGCATTGCAGGATAACAATATTAATATTGGATAAATAGCATGCATTTCAAGGaagaaccaaaagaaaaaactgcAACAAAACCACCTCTTCACAATTCCTAATGAGACTTTTAAGTTAAAGACTAAATGTAACTTGTTAGAAAAATACACAGACCGTGCTGGCAAGACTGCACTACAGTATCAGTTTTAAAAAGGATGGGGAGAAATGAAGGAAGTCACATTAGGAAACCGGATCTCCAGATTTGGTCTTAGAGAGTACATCTACTCTTAGCCAAAAGTTAGCAAATGTAACAAGAACTGTAGGTAAAATCATAATTGTATGCATCACTGAGAAGGACACCATGGAAATAACATgtcctttaaaaatcaaaatggcAACATGAAGACAAGATGTTTGGTTTCCAAGACACAAAGGCAAAACAAGACTcaaaagtgaaaagaagaaaaacagataaaaactcAAAAGGTGAAGTtactacatatttttaaaacGTTCAGGCTAAGTACTGGCAGCACTTATCAAGGCAGAGGACAGCTTCTGCCATCATGTTAAAATTTTATATCATGAGTGAAATATATTCAAAAAGGCTTCTGTCAGTTCCAATCAAAAGTTACTTGGCTTGCTGCATGCCATTTTATGATCATTTAACATTATAGGAAGTGAAATCAGAGAACAGTAATGATCTGCTCTGCATTTAAAATCTGCAAACCGAAAGATCAGGAGAGGAAGTGAAAGCTCCAAGCCTACACACAGGGCGTGACAGAGGCGCAGTTGTATTACTGCTTGGCAGGGCTAAAGAACTAAGCTTCTATGGGAACTCATGCTTGCAGACAAACACTACGGATAAAAGCTGACAAAAGAGCTTTTGAATAGTGACTGCATAAGCATTTAGCATATTGCAATTATGAATAACGACCATTTACATTTTGTATTGAGATTTTACCGAGTTCAGAAATGTAGGTCTTCAGCAGAACTGAAAGAGCCAGACCATTGTAGAACTAATACTTCCTGTAAAACATTTCTGACTAAACGATAAGCTATGGGAATAGTGCAAGACAATTCTGGATTTTGACATTCATAGCTGACCCTTATTTTTACCTtgcaaattttttctttttttgagattGCTGTACACATATAGGTGTTTCTACCCTTTCACAATTCAAAGCATTTAAAGGTTCCAAAAATGAAAGCTTCAGTATTGTTATAAACCTCAAAGTTTTATAAACAAATTCAAGCTAATGCTTGAGAAAATTATTATCGGgagaaaacatttaatatttactTATGTCTTTTTTTCAAGGTGCTCACTCTAAAATGCAACATATTTTTATGCAACAGAAAGTCATACAGTAATATTCTTCAGCcacaaaatgaaagggaaataggtctattatttttaatactttcctTCATTACAAATCCACATAACTGCAATTACTGGAAGGTGCTGTATTAAATATTAGCTTTTTATCCATTTGGCACTTTGAATGTGTAGATAATTAGTCTGCAGAATGTGCTAAAAGTGCTAAACCATTGTAGACTAATCACAAAATATATACTCTAGCTAGAATTGGTAGCAAATGCTAGAAAAAACCCATTTTAAACCAAAGCTATACTTGCAGTTTGTCCCTTCTAACTACAAATTGCTACTTAGCTTTATCTGAGAAAATTCTTCCACAAAAgacttctacattttttttaggCACAAAAATGCAGCTACAGGTCAGATTTTCTCTTCAGCTCACAGCTGAAGTTTGCAGGCATTTCAATTCCCAAATTGCCTTTAATTTGCCTAACAACTAAGTGAAAGCTTTCAAGCTTTAATATATTCTTAGGTGAACGTCGGGTGATCAGTTTACATTGCAAAACACAAGCAAGGCTTTATAGATACAAGCATGTAAAAAGCAATGCTGTAACAACATAAGGAGCAATGAACCAAGCAAAATCGAAATGCACTTGTAAAGAGCATCTATCACATACGCTATGACTGAATGTTGTCTAGTCCCTACTTTTTACTAGGTTTTGGTTTCTTGTGACCTCTATTTATATCATTCAGTTTGAACTGAGGAACTCTCCCTAGCACATCACTCTAATCTCACTGTTTTGTAATTGTGGGCTTCTTCTCTGTAATGGTTCATGTCAGCTGTTTTATCTCCATGAATTTATCTAAGCTTTATCCACACACAACATTTTTGCATCTATTTTTTGCATCAAGAATTTCCACAGTTTACTGCATAACAAAGAAGTGTTTCCTCCTGTTTCAGTCCACCCGTGTTCATCTCATTGTTGCCACCTACTTCTTCATTTATGAGGGCTGGCAAATACTCACTCCATGTCTGCCGCCACAGCACACTTCACAGATTTCTAGCAT
The sequence above is a segment of the Larus michahellis chromosome 6, bLarMic1.1, whole genome shotgun sequence genome. Coding sequences within it:
- the KNDC1 gene encoding kinase non-catalytic C-lobe domain-containing protein 1 isoform X4: MEAVGATEDVFYEEEEEVNCYDFEPLPTLLEDEENVSLADILSLRDSCLTEQDIWAICLECCHSLKSIAHSAIFQTLCITPDTLAFNTNGNVCFMEQLSDDPEGAFVPPEFDITGNTFEAHIYSLGATLKAAIEYIVEPETESEFGQDLHALLEQMQEENPENRPDIESILSLCEEKMKIASSSNICRSLSAVGRRVLSIESFGASQDVCDNMWKGRMCQRSLGSKLYSDEKNNIAGDSSAVEDVTATCHKDSSSVTMVTGKESGLKEMQIDLDNEKTQHSQLATQAKKSKEEDKHAVYTDSFASVALDVKSCVIDLERDGIFKKGSLRKIKTFPKLPLDPADTNNFFTSVTNSGPLARKNHLLTEESLPLDNNNEVVFSKGNLNSFAICSPPKIEPKNHQVNDLHLEAPCVCTQVSGMNLEEHMSLINDKKIGFASSDHKEDCSDATSEMPNTAGMLKGPNQSIAGAKMLDNYMALEDSSETFQGSNENSLPHFNKMASVLTTKPSGNRYGSNLIRSPELSNGVVSTNNNEDNLCGGRGSEIKSNEQWTSQALMKIAEFLTVNLTSLKSMAIFHLFQEVKRLHFFFLIYVCI